Genomic segment of Arachis stenosperma cultivar V10309 chromosome 4, arast.V10309.gnm1.PFL2, whole genome shotgun sequence:
TgaacctatatatatatatatatatgagagcTTCATAGTGCAATGCAGTTGTTGTTGGCCACATGTTCATCATATCCAATGTTCAATACCATTGACCACCAGGTCCTCCTTGAGCAGCTGCAACTTTTCTTGCCATGTATTGAGGCTTTGGCTGCAGTCCGTTCGAGCCTTCAATCCCATCATCTTCCGCCCTCTCATTTTTACAGCTAGGGTTGCTTCTCCTCGGATATGAGCAGCTCGAAGCAGCATACTGAGCTGAAACAGTTGGATTCCTAACAACCCTCCGCTGCTCAGTCTCTGCTGTTACTGCTACCCCACAGTTGTTGTAGCGCATTACTGAACCAACAACTTTTCCAGGCCTTGCTGCAGCACCTGAAGAGAGGATAAGAAACATTAAACCTTCATGCAGGATCTATTTCTTTGGTACAAACTGTTTTATTTGACCATGCAGAAACAAAAGTTGCATGGTAAAGTCAGTTATCTCACCTTGAATATTTTGAGGAGCTTGCAAAGGAAGGCGAGTCATAGGGACAGCGCTGCTCCTATCCATGGGTGGTTTCTCAACTTCTTTGATACAACACTTGGATAGATCATTTGCCACCTCAGCCGTATTCTGTACCGAGTTATCTGAATACAACACACATGGTCTGCAAGCAGAGTTCAGTCAGAAAAGTTGGCAATTGAAGAGCAGCTGAACGAGTGACCTGACGAGGTAAAACTACAATatccaaatcaacatttccCAAGTATAAACAAGATTAAGATACCTGGGTAACGATGCATGTTGCCTCTCCGGTGGAGCAACAGTTCCACCTTTGCCGTAATGCTCCTCAAGATATGCAAATTGTTTCTTGAAGTGGTCCACAGCACTGATGAAAAAGGTGTTAGGGTAAAAAAATACAGCACCAAAGCACAAAAGggaaaacaaaattcaaaggTTAACATGACATGTTGGACCAATTGGGGTATAAAAAATGAACAAAGGACATCTAACCAAAATAGAAACAGATTGAAAAGTCAAATTTACAATCCCATGAAGCACAAAACTTTGGTTATTACATTTGAACAAACATACAATCGAGTAAAGTAACAGAAAAAAAGATTTATCAACTCTAAATACTCATTCAGCATTAATTATTTACAAAAGAACTTCTACCTTCAAAGTCCACTTGCATAGGGAATTAAATACTAAGAAAAAGCCAGCAAATATGGCATGGCTTATGGTTAATAATTCAATCTGTTACATAGAGATATTTAGAGAATAGccaattataaaaaattgtattGAGTGGTTAAAGAAATACAAAGAATAAGGATGAAACAAAAGTTCGGCTACAGCCATAGACAACAATACCTAGGATACATGAAACCTGTTGGCTCTGCTCCCTCTAGAAATTCCTTTAACATCTTTGGATGGTACTCTAGAATCTCACGGTATATAAGTTCTCGTACATCTTCCTTAGTTATCCTGCGTCTCTCAAACTCAAATTCCATCTTTGTAACTGGCTGGGCAGAAGGTTCTCTCTCAACCTTGGCCAAGCCTTTAAAATATGGATCCGCTAACGCCTAACAATATCATACACAAGATACCAGGTTAATAAAAGATTACCAAAGAAACTGAACCAAAGACGGATGGAAATTCAGAATTCAACCTCTTCGGCAGAAGGCCGATCTTTAGGCTCAAAGGCCAGCATTCTTTCTAATAAACGAAGAGCAAGGGGGTCTGCATTAGGAAACTTCTGGGAGAAAGGAACTGGCTTCTTCTTGCGCATGCTGCTCAAGTATCTCCGAGCTTTCTCATTCCTTACCTATTAATATGCAACCAAGGTTGCATTAAGTAAAAACCAAAACACACAAGACTGCAAAGAGGAAGCGAAACTGAAGAACAGACTCTAGCAATGGCTTCAAGAGATGGTGTTCCAAGAAGATCAGTCATGAGATCCAATTGATGGACAACATTCTTCCCAGGGAAAAGAGGCTTTCCAGTCAAAAGTTCTGCGAAAATGCAGCCAATGCTCCATATGTCTATAGCTGGTGTATACTGAAAAGAAAATGGTTCAGGCAATAGTGATTTACCGAGTGAAAGATAACAGATCAGTGAAAGACACACAAGTAGATACACACTATTCATTTTTATTCACAAACATGATCAATCTAATATTTGCTTTTAATGCAAATTGAATAGTACCACAGCAATATGAATAAGGATGCATACAAAAATGTTTTAAATTAGATTTAGAAGAAGAATTTTGTATTAGCATGTATTAGAATTTTTGGTTAATCTATTTCAAAGAAATAATCATCCAGACTTTCTGGATCAAGCAATTGTAAATGTCATATAAATATATCAAGTATATTAAATAGAAGTGATAACATTTATCAAACCTTCGAAAAAAAGGATCCGCACAGCTCAGGGGCCCTATACCACCTTGTTGCAACATAATCCTGTGAGCAAACAAAATGGACTCAGTCGTGATGAAGTAAAACGGCGAGATATGTTAAAGGTGAAGGTTTCAAGGAAAAGAATAATCATACTGTCCAGAATATGGCAGTGGGTGTATCATTAAAAGCCACTCTGGCAAGACCAAAGTCACAAATCTTCAGTTTGCAGTCAGCATTTGCTAAAATGTTTTTTGGCTTTAGGTCTCGGTGAAAAACGTTTGCTACAATAACATTGAGAAGTTTGAAATCAGCTGTGATGCTCATAATTAAGCAACTGGTTTTTTGCAATAACAAAAGCAAATATGCTACAAGAAGAATCCGAAACAAACCCATTAACTAAATGTAAAGAACAGAACCTGTGTGTATATACTTCAAGCCTCGGAGAAGCTGATAGAGGAAAAACTGGTAATGCTCTGGTGTCAGATCATCATTTGCTTTGATGACCTGATGCAAATCAGATTCCATGAGTTCAAAAACAACATAGATATCTTTGAATTCCCTTCTAGAAGGTGGTAACAAAATATGTTTGATCTCCACAATATCCGGATGACGTAAGAGTCTAAGAAGCTTAATCTCACGAAGAATGCGGGTAGCATCAGAAACATGTTCAAATATGtcattgattttcttaattgCAACCTTTTCTCCTGTGTGAGAATCATATGCAGAACAAACAACACCATAGCTTCCTTTACCAATTACTTCCTCTATTCTGTATCTGCTCCCTTCACCATATTCAGTAAAGAAGTCTACTTCCACAGATGACTtgattaaaagaaaacaaacactATTTAGTAAAGATAGTAAGAAAAACCAAACGATGTGCTAAGAGTTAAACATTCCGCAAGATGCATGCATGTTGTATTCTGAAATAGAGGTATTCTAGTCCAAATACTTATATCATAAATTTGCAAGAACTTTATGTGGTTTGGGCCTATTCATAAACATCAAAGGTTCTAGTAGCTCCAAATTCTCAGAGTCATATCCACATTCCATGTAGTAAATTTACACAATGATTTATATTACCACCCAGGATATGTTAAACTTGATCACTCTTTAGCAAAAATGGAGGTGGTTGGGTACTTCGGCATCTTTAACTCTAATATCATTGtatttacttgcataatatcattAAAACTTGGATAATAGGAATTTGTTATCAGTGATTTAGCATATTAAAATGAAGATTTAAAACATCCCCAAAAAAGACATAGAAAATCCATTGCAATAGTCTAGATACAGCACAGGAACCAAAATAGCACTCCACAACATTTTAAATTATGTGGAAAACAAACTTTCTGTAGGACCTCTCATAAACCAACTAAAGTATTTAGCATATGGCAGGGAAGCATAAACATTTGCAAGAccaattattatttattaaccACACACAAGCCCCAAATCCAGCACACAACTaaaacagtaaaaacagaataCTAGATTGTATAAAAGAACAAAATTTCAATCACCAAAAGAGTATAAATTCATACATAGGCAATAGATACATTCACAAGTCACCACACATTATCATTCCCTACCCCTCAACATCCACTAAATTCCTCcccaaaaaatacaaaacaccaATCCAAAACATATTAAGATACATACATGTAAATCTAAACATACATATGAGCTGAGTAACTTCACCTTTTTTCTCTGATCAGGCAGCATCTTCAACACTGAGCATAAAAGaacttttaattatttaagcAAAAGCTGCATCAACCAGCCCCTTCTCTCGGGTATAATCCAAATCACCCGAATTCCCACTTCCACTTCAAAACCCCAGAATAAAGGGGAAACCCCACTTGCACTAGAACTCCCAGATCAGGAGGGAATGATCAAAATGCAAAGAAATATCCCAAAGagctaataaataaataagataaaagagaAGTAAAAGGAAAAACCTTCACTTCAAAACCCAACAGAGCTCAATAAGAAAACATACCCAACAAACTTCAGCAGATAATACAACAACTACGATTGAGAAAACAGGAACATGAAGTAGAATACGACtatgtcagaatccaacaaaAATGGAAGGGGAAACAAAGGGGAAAAAAATACTGTTGGAGTCTCAAAATCTAGCTGGAAAGGGCAAAGTAGTAGATCAGGTTGGAGTATGAATTGCTGCGAGGAAAATCAGCGGAAAAAACTGATCTTTTAGAGAATCTACTGTGGCGATAATCACTAACGCAACTAAAAGGGAAATGGATAAATGTATATGAGCATATGAACaatggaagaagagaagagaaggtCCTCGAAAGTGGGGTTTTGTGGAATGGGAAATTGGGAGTGGAAAGACAAGAACTTGTGGATCTCAGAGAGAGAATTGAAGAGAAGCCATGTacttcttcaagaagaagaagaagaagaagaagaagaagggatgtGGTGGTGAGCtcagaaagagaaagtagagagaagaataaaataaagggaCGAATatacgaaaataaataaataaataaataatgttaaATATTCGAAAATGTGGTTTAAAATGGAAAGTTGGAAGCCATTATTGCAGACTGAGAGGATCATATTTGCCACACgatttctttctatttatttattttgttatatgaATACGATGAACCTTGACCAATTTTAGtgatttattctattttatttatttactttgttctatattttaaaaaaataaattattggaTAGGGTAGAAGTACGAGAGGATTTTTATGAGGAGAGTGTTGGGAGTTTGTTAATGACATTCATTGTCAATAGTTAATCCTTATCTAAAATTTAACTAgaatttaattaacaaaaggTAATTCAATAATTAAATGGGAACTATTGAGTTTATAAATCCAAAAGCAGAAGTGCATGCTGAAGGCTGAATTATTTGGTGCATGAAAGCTGAGTTATCATATTTAACTTGATTCATTTTGAGAATGTaagatattaattatttttagatcaTCGTGATATAATTTACAACAATAGACGTGATTAATCTAGTAGATAGAGTAATAATAGTGATTGGttcttcattaaaaaaaaaattaagtgtgatatttccttaaaaaaaaaaaaaaaaaaaaaaactgcgTCCTACTGCTTTGCTTAGAAGCTATAAGTGATATTCTGATGTGGATGTCTCCTTTTAGGTCCCTTTCATGTTGGAAGGGTTAGGGAAAACAACAAACAAGTAAACAACCGTGATTCTATTCATTATGAGTCAATTAAGCGGCTATTAATTAATGTCAAATAATGTGATTTCCCTTCCATAAAATGCTAAATGGATTTTAAAATAATGTTATGACTGCTTGTATTAGCACATCATTTTCCGTGGCATGTATTCCTTGTGAACTCTTTTGTTTATTTACttaattttctatatatatgaTGTAAGCATTTgctttaaattttaagttatcTATAATTTCACTTCTTCCATTAAGTTTGGAAAAAGAACACAGAAAAATTCAATAAGAAATTAAGGAAACTTACTATCGAAGGACTCACATTGTAAAGGAggagaaaaaaaatgcaagagtGCTGTGGACTTATGGCTAGGGAACGAGATTTTTATTTGTGTCATTTTCGGTTTTCCTTTATTAAACCATGGAAACTTTTGTTGTTTGCTTTAACTAAGGATCAGTCATTATGTCTTTAGTTTCAACAAAGTTACAATTATAATGAGAGGATATACTGTGacacaaatataaaaatataaaattgtgtttgataaataaaaaggtaaagtatattttttatttttaaaatttattaaaaattttaaaattattcttaaattttaatttattttaattttatctcaaaaaaattttatttgtatcaATTTGTAATAGACCTTCTAAACAAAAAATGTACTTGTAAAAATTTCAAATGACTAATATATCTTGTCCATATAcaattagtataattaattgTACTAAagatgatatttaaaaatatgttgCAAACTGTTACACTAAAACTATTTATGTGGCTTGTTATACCCTATGATTAATCTTTGTAATGGATACATTATGTGGAAAAAAACTACTAATTCAGATGTGATGTTTCTATTGGAAAGTCCAAGAAGAAAAGAGCAAGAAGGGAGGGTAAAGAACCACAGAATTCAAGCACATCTAGACTCAGATTACTACAAAAATATTCTTGTTGTCTAAAATTGGGCCACAACACGAAAGACTGTCTTCTCGTTGTCTATTAATTATGATTCCAGATTTAACACCGTTTTTTGTGTTGTTTACCTCATCATAATTGTAATTGTTGCTTTTTTTTGTTGATGTCCATGATAAAAAACAATTGCTGCCACATCCTTAGTATTGCCAGTCCGAAACAACAATGCTGGAACTGTTGCAACTTTTTCAGCATTGCCAATCTAGCACAAGAATGCTAGAACTGTTGCAACCGTTATAACATTACCAGTCCAGAACAACACTGTTAAAAATGCTGAATCTACTCGGTTAGTGCATAAGAGGACCAGGTTGGACACTGTTGCTGCAAGGCCTAACACCCAATCAAAAGGACACAAAAAATTTCAGCCATCAAAACCAACTAGAATGCTTAAGAGCAACTCAACTTCAAAATACACAAGGACAACCTTTGTCATAAGAGAGTCAAACTCAAAGTGCTCTCACTGGATCTTAGTTGTATCACATCTTgtgtttagttttttttttggaagaatgaaaaatattggtattttatattaaactaTGTGAGATCAACTCTTTCtttgttattaaattattttgctAATGACTTATGTTATTTAGTTTTCATTTTGATTATGACTTATGTTAATTAGAAATTATCTTAATTAATGACTTATGTTATTTTGATAATGACTAATGTGATGGATATTTTCAtgcaatttttaatttgtgcaCTATTGAAATTGTCTCTCATTACTTAAATTTGTCTGTatcatttaaaataatttgtgaCAATAGGGTCTTAATGTcaattttaaattcaaactaTTTTAATCCTTTCGGGatattttttaaacataaattaaatttcAGAGACAACTACATTAACAAGTTTTCGAGTTGGGCACACTTTTGGAATTGATTACAAATGGCCACCCTACTCTCATTTCTGCTAATTTAAGCAATTCCAAACACATCAATATCTTAATCTCAAATGGATTTCATTCTTCACccacaaataaaatattaaaatcatcATAAACCAACCCACAACATTAAAGATAACGGCCACCAACAGTTACATTTA
This window contains:
- the LOC130974171 gene encoding mitogen-activated protein kinase 15 — its product is MLPDQRKKSSVEVDFFTEYGEGSRYRIEEVIGKGSYGVVCSAYDSHTGEKVAIKKINDIFEHVSDATRILREIKLLRLLRHPDIVEIKHILLPPSRREFKDIYVVFELMESDLHQVIKANDDLTPEHYQFFLYQLLRGLKYIHTANVFHRDLKPKNILANADCKLKICDFGLARVAFNDTPTAIFWTDYVATRWYRAPELCGSFFSKYTPAIDIWSIGCIFAELLTGKPLFPGKNVVHQLDLMTDLLGTPSLEAIARVRNEKARRYLSSMRKKKPVPFSQKFPNADPLALRLLERMLAFEPKDRPSAEEALADPYFKGLAKVEREPSAQPVTKMEFEFERRRITKEDVRELIYREILEYHPKMLKEFLEGAEPTGFMYPSAVDHFKKQFAYLEEHYGKGGTVAPPERQHASLPRPCVLYSDNSVQNTAEVANDLSKCCIKEVEKPPMDRSSAVPMTRLPLQAPQNIQGAAARPGKVVGSVMRYNNCGVAVTAETEQRRVVRNPTVSAQYAASSCSYPRRSNPSCKNERAEDDGIEGSNGLQPKPQYMARKVAAAQGGPGGQWY